The Parashewanella tropica genome window below encodes:
- the crcB gene encoding fluoride efflux transporter CrcB translates to MNNLLFVAMGGAIGACLRYLISLFMIQVFGTGFPFGTLAVNIIGSFLMGVVFAIGEVSHLSHELKALIAVGLLGALTTFSTFSNETLLLIQEGKLIQALMNVLLNVSLCLLMVYAGQQLILSRV, encoded by the coding sequence ATGAATAATCTTCTATTTGTTGCTATGGGTGGAGCCATTGGTGCTTGTTTACGCTATTTGATTTCATTATTTATGATTCAAGTATTTGGAACAGGATTTCCTTTTGGTACACTTGCAGTTAATATCATAGGTTCGTTTTTGATGGGTGTTGTTTTTGCCATTGGAGAGGTTTCTCATCTCTCTCATGAACTAAAGGCATTGATTGCTGTTGGTTTGTTGGGGGCATTAACAACCTTCTCTACTTTTTCGAACGAAACCCTTCTACTAATACAAGAAGGGAAACTTATACAAGCTTTAATGAACGTGTTGCTCAATGTCAGTTTATGCCTGTTGATGGTATACGCTGGTCAGCAGCTCATTTTGTCTCGTGTTTAA
- the ald gene encoding alanine dehydrogenase, producing the protein MIIGVPKEIKNHEYRVGMVPSSVRELTQKGHKVFVETNAGEGIGFSNDDYITAGAQILDTAAEVFAQSEMIVKVKEPQAVERAMLRHDQILFTYLHLAPDLPQTQELVESGAVCIAYETVTDDRGGLPLLAPMSEVAGRMSIQAGAMALEKSKGGRGMLLGGVPGVEPAKVVIIGGGMVGSNAAQMAIGMGADVTILDRNIDTLRRLNVQFGSTVKAVYSTADSIERHVLEADLVIGGVLIPGAAAPKLITRDHISRMKKGSAIVDVAIDQGGCAETAKATTHQDPTYMVDGVVHYCVANMPGAVARTSTFALNNATLPYIIKLADMGYKAALQGDKHLLNGLNVMHGKVTIQEVAEAHNMEYVAADSLI; encoded by the coding sequence ATGATTATTGGTGTACCAAAAGAAATAAAAAATCACGAATATCGTGTTGGCATGGTTCCATCAAGCGTACGTGAACTTACTCAAAAAGGTCACAAAGTTTTCGTTGAGACAAATGCTGGTGAAGGAATCGGTTTTTCAAATGATGATTACATCACTGCTGGAGCACAAATCTTAGACACTGCTGCAGAAGTGTTTGCTCAATCTGAAATGATTGTAAAGGTAAAAGAACCTCAAGCGGTTGAGCGTGCAATGCTTCGTCATGACCAAATCCTATTTACATACTTACACCTAGCACCAGATCTACCGCAAACTCAAGAATTGGTTGAAAGCGGTGCAGTTTGTATCGCGTATGAAACAGTAACTGATGATCGTGGCGGTTTACCACTATTGGCTCCAATGTCAGAAGTTGCTGGCCGTATGTCTATTCAAGCTGGCGCAATGGCTTTAGAAAAGTCAAAAGGCGGTCGCGGCATGCTTTTAGGTGGCGTTCCAGGTGTTGAGCCAGCTAAAGTTGTTATCATCGGTGGCGGCATGGTTGGTAGCAACGCTGCTCAAATGGCTATCGGTATGGGTGCAGACGTTACTATTCTTGACCGTAACATCGATACACTTCGTCGTCTTAACGTTCAATTTGGTTCTACAGTTAAAGCCGTTTACTCAACGGCTGATTCAATCGAACGTCATGTATTAGAAGCCGACCTTGTAATTGGTGGTGTTTTGATTCCTGGTGCAGCTGCTCCTAAGCTTATCACTCGCGATCATATTAGTCGCATGAAAAAAGGTTCAGCTATTGTTGACGTAGCAATTGACCAAGGTGGTTGTGCTGAGACAGCAAAAGCTACAACTCACCAAGATCCGACTTACATGGTAGATGGTGTCGTTCACTATTGTGTAGCAAACATGCCAGGTGCTGTAGCGCGTACTTCAACATTCGCACTTAATAACGCGACCCTTCCTTATATCATCAAGCTTGCTGATATGGGATATAAAGCAGCACTACAAGGTGATAAGCACCTACTGAATGGCTTGAACGTAATGCACGGTAAAGTAACGATTCAAGAAGTAGCTGAAGCGCACAATATGGAATATGTAGCTGCGGATTCTCTTATTTAA
- the trxB gene encoding thioredoxin-disulfide reductase, with protein sequence MTEARHCKLLILGSGPAGYTAAVYAARANLNPVMITGMQQGGQLTTTTEVENWPGDADDLTGPALMDRMQKHAEKFNTEIIFDHINETDLTQRPFRLKGDSGEYTCDALIIATGASAMYLGLESEQAFMGKGVSACATCDGFFYRNQKVAVIGGGNTAVEEALYLSNIASEVHLVHRRDTFRSEKILTDRLMKKVEEGNIILHLDQTMNEVVGDDMGVTGLKLKSTKDDSITDLEVAGVFVAIGHKPNTQIFDGQLEMNNGYIKVESGLQGNATQTSVEGVFACGDVMDQHYRQAITSAGAGCMAALDAERFLDAQE encoded by the coding sequence ATGACTGAAGCTCGTCATTGTAAATTGTTGATCTTAGGCTCAGGCCCTGCTGGATACACGGCAGCTGTATATGCAGCTCGTGCAAACTTGAATCCAGTAATGATCACTGGGATGCAACAAGGTGGTCAGCTGACTACAACAACAGAAGTTGAGAACTGGCCAGGTGATGCTGATGACCTAACGGGTCCAGCACTTATGGATCGTATGCAAAAGCATGCTGAGAAATTTAATACCGAAATCATTTTCGATCATATTAACGAAACAGACCTAACTCAGCGCCCTTTTCGCTTAAAAGGCGATTCAGGTGAGTACACCTGTGATGCTCTTATTATTGCAACTGGTGCGTCTGCAATGTACTTGGGCCTTGAATCTGAACAAGCCTTTATGGGTAAAGGTGTTTCTGCTTGTGCAACTTGTGATGGTTTCTTCTATCGTAATCAAAAAGTTGCGGTAATCGGTGGTGGTAACACGGCTGTTGAAGAAGCACTATACCTGAGCAATATTGCCTCAGAAGTTCACTTAGTTCACCGTCGTGACACTTTCCGCTCTGAAAAAATACTGACCGATCGACTAATGAAAAAAGTTGAAGAAGGCAATATCATTCTTCACCTTGATCAAACCATGAACGAAGTCGTTGGTGATGACATGGGTGTTACTGGCCTTAAGCTAAAGAGCACCAAAGACGACAGCATCACTGATTTAGAAGTTGCAGGTGTGTTTGTAGCAATCGGTCACAAGCCTAATACCCAAATCTTTGATGGTCAGCTTGAAATGAACAATGGTTACATCAAGGTTGAATCTGGCCTACAAGGTAATGCAACCCAAACTTCTGTTGAAGGTGTATTTGCTTGTGGTGACGTAATGGATCAGCACTATCGCCAAGCCATCACCTCTGCTGGAGCTGGCTGTATGGCTGCTCTTGATGCAGAGCGTTTTCTTGATGCGCAAGAATAA
- a CDS encoding replication-associated recombination protein A, with translation MSSLTFDFSPDFRPLAARMRPQSFIEYLGQDHILGDDKPLRKSLENGRAHSMLFWGPPGTGKTTLAELIAQYTNAHVERISAVSSGVKDIRAAIEQAKAIAQSRSQQTLLFVDEVHRFNKSQQDAFLPYIEDGTVIFIGATTENPSFEVNKALLSRARVYLIKSLQDSDIIDLCNRAIQDTDRGIGDKQLILPDDVAEKLAHHSDGDARRALNLLELMSDMSDTGSTLTVEILNQVVGHQVANYDKKGDQFYDLISAVHKSVRGSAPDAALYWYCRILESGGEPLYVARRLLAIASEDIGNADPNAMSVAMNAWDCFHRVGPAEGERAIAQAVIYLACAPKSNSVYTAYKQARALARETGDLDVPVHLRNAPTSLMKDLGYGAEYRYAHDEPNHYAAGENYLPESLKDAAFYQPTEHGFEKRIKQKLNFLQDMDNQSPVKRYE, from the coding sequence GTGTCCAGTTTGACTTTTGATTTCTCTCCCGACTTCCGACCGCTTGCGGCGCGGATGCGTCCGCAGTCATTCATTGAGTATTTAGGTCAAGACCATATATTGGGTGACGATAAACCGTTGAGGAAGTCGTTAGAAAATGGTCGTGCCCACTCCATGCTATTTTGGGGGCCGCCTGGTACGGGAAAAACAACATTAGCAGAATTAATTGCTCAGTACACAAACGCTCATGTTGAGCGAATTTCAGCTGTCTCGTCTGGTGTTAAAGATATTCGTGCTGCAATAGAACAAGCTAAGGCAATTGCACAATCTCGTAGTCAACAAACCTTGCTCTTTGTTGATGAGGTTCATCGCTTCAACAAAAGTCAGCAAGATGCTTTCTTGCCGTATATTGAAGACGGGACTGTCATTTTTATTGGTGCAACCACCGAAAACCCAAGCTTCGAAGTCAATAAGGCACTACTTTCTCGAGCCAGAGTTTACCTAATAAAAAGCTTACAAGATTCGGATATCATTGATCTCTGCAATAGAGCTATTCAAGATACTGATCGTGGGATAGGGGATAAACAGCTCATCTTGCCTGACGACGTAGCTGAAAAATTGGCTCATCATAGTGATGGTGATGCACGTCGAGCGCTAAACCTCCTTGAGCTCATGTCCGATATGTCTGATACAGGTTCAACACTTACGGTTGAGATCTTAAATCAAGTCGTTGGTCATCAAGTTGCCAATTACGATAAAAAAGGCGATCAATTTTACGATCTGATTTCTGCGGTGCACAAATCAGTTAGGGGCTCAGCACCAGATGCCGCTCTTTATTGGTATTGCCGCATATTAGAAAGTGGTGGTGAGCCACTCTATGTGGCACGAAGGTTACTAGCGATTGCTTCAGAAGATATCGGTAATGCTGATCCTAATGCAATGAGTGTAGCTATGAATGCTTGGGATTGTTTTCATCGAGTAGGTCCTGCAGAAGGGGAAAGGGCGATTGCCCAAGCTGTTATTTATCTTGCCTGTGCACCCAAGAGTAACTCTGTCTATACCGCTTACAAGCAAGCTAGAGCATTAGCTAGAGAAACGGGTGATCTTGATGTGCCAGTTCATCTTCGTAATGCACCAACATCTTTAATGAAAGATCTGGGCTATGGTGCTGAATATCGTTATGCACATGATGAACCCAATCATTATGCTGCAGGCGAGAATTATTTGCCTGAGTCGCTAAAAGACGCCGCTTTTTATCAACCTACAGAACATGGCTTTGAAAAACGAATTAAGCAGAAACTTAATTTTTTACAGGATATGGATAACCAAAGTCCGGTAAAGCGCTATGAATAA
- a CDS encoding ATP-dependent DNA helicase, whose protein sequence is MSKRFHQLINQYFAETGILAQSIKGYRFRQGQAFMANLVAEAISKKSNTIVEAGTGIGKSFGYLVPALLSKKKVIVSTATKNLQQQLYDKDLPAIQNLINPILKTSILKGASNYLCKLKLEQQLTQANSHDQTFLAELLRIQQWQVITKDGDLNQLNTVNEDAESITSVRTTKNACTGKTCDFYAECYYRRAKSKAMQADVVILNHHILANELEKFTEYESKLLIEDAVLIVDEAHSLPDTIAESCGISFSLGEIIRTVARFFELYKLEAGDIPSIERGHQSFLIASERLRFSIKNINQSRFNFELLLSDKENAKIWWQWVSTIEELCRQTTLLEGRVADTAFHQEQLQDIVNQLQRIAQHHSLGEYVVIEYDEQHLRFKEVLLNANSKLNSIINSSTACVFTSATMQIDGTLAYIKEKLGLKSVTEAIIPTPFDYQQHAMMYVPKYSHLDDVRVCIDLINKNEGRTFILCSSFESIKRLSKELVGKTQYPLLIQGQAGKEALLKKYRILGNAVLIGSFSFWEGVDIKGRLLSNVIIDRLPFASPEDPLINAKLKVAELNGIDGFEHILLPKAVLRFKQGVGRLLRHETDKGLITLLDDRIINKAYGTSFINSVPPIRKTRNHSTALAFLEKLQ, encoded by the coding sequence ATTGGTAAAAGTTTTGGCTATCTTGTTCCTGCGCTCTTATCTAAAAAGAAAGTTATCGTTAGCACTGCAACCAAAAATCTACAGCAGCAACTTTATGACAAAGACTTGCCAGCCATTCAAAATCTTATAAATCCAATACTCAAGACGTCGATTCTTAAAGGTGCGTCCAATTATCTGTGCAAACTCAAACTTGAACAGCAATTAACTCAAGCTAACTCACATGATCAAACCTTTCTAGCAGAGCTATTAAGAATTCAACAGTGGCAAGTGATAACGAAAGATGGTGATTTGAATCAACTCAATACTGTTAATGAAGATGCTGAGTCAATAACATCGGTAAGAACTACAAAAAATGCTTGTACTGGAAAAACCTGTGACTTTTATGCTGAATGTTATTACAGAAGAGCAAAGTCGAAAGCTATGCAGGCAGACGTTGTTATTCTCAATCATCATATCTTAGCTAATGAACTTGAAAAATTTACAGAATACGAATCAAAATTATTGATCGAAGATGCTGTTCTCATTGTCGATGAAGCCCACTCATTACCAGATACTATTGCGGAGTCATGCGGGATCAGCTTTAGTTTGGGTGAAATAATTCGAACGGTTGCGCGTTTCTTTGAATTGTACAAATTAGAAGCTGGAGATATACCTTCAATTGAACGAGGTCATCAATCATTTCTCATTGCGAGTGAGCGACTTAGATTTAGTATAAAGAACATAAACCAGTCTAGGTTTAATTTTGAACTGTTACTTAGTGATAAAGAAAATGCAAAAATTTGGTGGCAATGGGTTTCTACCATTGAGGAGTTGTGTAGACAAACAACACTACTCGAAGGACGTGTAGCAGATACTGCTTTTCATCAGGAACAGCTTCAAGATATTGTTAATCAACTTCAAAGGATCGCTCAGCATCATTCACTGGGTGAATATGTAGTGATTGAGTATGATGAGCAACACCTGCGTTTTAAAGAAGTACTTTTAAACGCTAACTCAAAGTTGAATTCAATTATCAACTCATCAACAGCTTGTGTATTTACTTCCGCTACAATGCAGATTGACGGCACACTGGCATACATAAAGGAAAAGCTAGGCTTGAAGTCTGTCACGGAAGCTATCATTCCTACTCCATTTGATTACCAGCAACATGCAATGATGTATGTCCCAAAATATTCCCATTTGGATGATGTTCGTGTTTGCATTGACCTAATCAACAAAAATGAAGGACGAACTTTTATATTATGCTCAAGCTTTGAATCAATTAAACGACTATCAAAAGAGCTGGTGGGAAAAACACAATATCCACTCTTGATTCAAGGGCAAGCGGGTAAAGAAGCACTGCTTAAAAAATATCGAATATTAGGTAATGCAGTACTTATTGGTAGTTTCAGTTTCTGGGAAGGTGTTGATATAAAAGGTCGGCTATTAAGTAATGTTATTATTGATAGATTACCTTTTGCATCACCAGAAGACCCTCTAATTAATGCAAAACTTAAAGTTGCTGAATTAAATGGAATTGATGGTTTTGAGCATATTTTGCTTCCTAAAGCCGTTTTACGATTTAAACAGGGAGTAGGGCGCTTATTAAGACATGAAACGGATAAAGGCTTAATCACCTTATTAGACGATAGAATTATTAATAAAGCCTATGGAACAAGCTTCATCAACTCAGTACCTCCAATTCGCAAGACGCGGAACCACAGCACTGCTTTAGCATTTTTGGAAAAATTGCAGTAA
- the lrp gene encoding leucine-responsive transcriptional regulator Lrp, whose protein sequence is MSYNKKSPIKDLDRIDKNILNELQLDGRISNVELSKRVGLSPTPCLERVKRLEKHGYINGYTAIVNPHFLGASLLVFVEITLSKDNPQVFENFNRAVQLLDDIQECHLVSGDFDYLLKTRVADMSAYRQLLGETLLKLPSVADTRTYVVMEEVKQTSKIPINHFTEPK, encoded by the coding sequence ATGTCATATAATAAAAAGAGTCCTATAAAAGACTTGGATCGTATTGATAAAAACATATTAAATGAACTTCAACTAGATGGACGAATTTCAAATGTCGAGCTTTCGAAACGAGTTGGCCTTAGCCCTACACCTTGTCTAGAACGCGTTAAAAGACTCGAAAAGCATGGCTATATCAATGGCTATACTGCGATTGTTAATCCTCATTTCCTTGGCGCATCTCTTCTTGTGTTTGTTGAAATAACGCTTAGCAAGGATAATCCTCAAGTATTTGAAAACTTTAACCGAGCTGTTCAGCTACTGGATGACATTCAAGAATGTCACTTAGTATCAGGTGATTTTGATTATTTACTTAAAACCCGCGTAGCTGATATGTCGGCATACCGTCAGCTATTAGGTGAAACCTTGCTGAAATTACCCTCTGTAGCTGACACAAGAACTTATGTCGTTATGGAAGAGGTAAAGCAAACAAGTAAAATACCAATTAACCATTTTACTGAACCTAAGTAA
- a CDS encoding DNA translocase FtsK, whose amino-acid sequence MSQGKKVTKLNGVQRLFEGALIIFCMMATFILIALASFNPLDAGWSQSSFQGKVTNLGGSVGAWVADVLLYFFGYVAFFIPIIIASLGWLLFKRAYKLTEIDYFTVGLRLIGFFMMLFSLATLASLNANDIYQFSAGGLTGNIIGHIMVEYFNHIGTTLLLLCFLVAGFTLLTGISIVNLVEYIGKYSICCFKSLITLPKRFEKNTLASEKDETEDEATSFSALVSKVKQLREKKPQVEEGKTEPGLGEFMSKPTEKVEPILIQEPFETEDSIPETKSKPQAKSVKTDVQKAKVVDGIIVIPGQENKVAKKDLPPLPSISLLDVPNRKSNPISQEELDQVARLVEAKLADFNITAKVVEVSPGPVITRFELELAPGIKASKISNLSKDLARSLLSESVRVVEVIPGKPYVGLELPNKFRETVFMRDVLDCKTFAESKSQLSMVLGSDISGEPVVVDLAKMPHLLVAGTTGSGKSVGVNVMITSLLYKSGPDDVRFIMIDPKMLELSVYEGIPHLLCDVVTDMKEAANALRWCVGEMERRYKLMSALGVRNLKGYNAKIAAAKANGEEIYDPLWKPNDSLDESAPALDKLPCIVVVVDEFADMIMIVGKKVEELIARIAQKARAAGIHLILATQRPSVDVITGLIKANVPTRMAFQVSSRVDSRTIIDQQGAETLLGMGDMLYLPPGTSVPIRVHGAFIDDHEVHKVVADWKERGEPEYVDEILNGFSEGSEVLLPGESSESADELDALYDEAVAFVTETRRGSISSVQRKFKIGYNRAARIIESMEAQGVVSSPGHNGNRDVLAPPPPKNDF is encoded by the coding sequence TTGTCACAGGGAAAAAAAGTAACCAAATTAAATGGTGTGCAGCGGCTTTTTGAAGGTGCCTTAATCATATTTTGTATGATGGCGACTTTCATTTTAATTGCTTTAGCCAGTTTCAACCCGCTAGATGCCGGATGGAGTCAATCAAGTTTCCAAGGAAAGGTGACTAATTTAGGTGGTAGTGTAGGCGCTTGGGTTGCAGACGTTCTTTTATACTTCTTTGGTTATGTAGCATTCTTCATTCCTATTATCATTGCATCCCTTGGTTGGCTCCTATTCAAACGTGCTTATAAGCTAACTGAAATTGACTACTTTACCGTTGGTCTGCGCTTAATTGGTTTCTTTATGATGCTTTTCAGTTTAGCGACTTTGGCGAGTTTAAATGCAAATGATATTTATCAGTTCTCAGCGGGTGGCCTTACAGGAAATATCATTGGCCATATTATGGTTGAATACTTCAATCATATAGGTACAACACTTTTATTATTATGCTTTTTGGTGGCGGGTTTTACGCTACTAACTGGCATAAGCATCGTCAACTTAGTTGAATACATTGGTAAATATAGCATTTGTTGTTTCAAATCACTGATCACTTTACCTAAGCGTTTTGAAAAAAATACATTAGCTTCAGAAAAAGATGAAACTGAAGATGAAGCAACAAGTTTTAGTGCTTTGGTTTCAAAAGTTAAGCAGTTAAGAGAGAAAAAGCCCCAAGTAGAAGAAGGCAAAACTGAACCTGGTTTGGGTGAGTTTATGTCTAAACCTACTGAAAAAGTCGAACCCATCTTAATTCAAGAGCCTTTTGAAACAGAAGATTCCATCCCAGAAACAAAGAGTAAACCTCAAGCAAAATCTGTTAAAACAGATGTTCAAAAAGCTAAAGTTGTAGATGGAATCATCGTTATTCCAGGACAAGAAAACAAAGTGGCTAAAAAAGATTTACCGCCACTTCCAAGTATCTCTTTATTAGATGTACCAAATCGTAAATCAAACCCAATCAGCCAAGAAGAATTAGATCAAGTGGCTCGATTGGTAGAAGCCAAGTTAGCTGATTTCAATATTACAGCTAAAGTGGTTGAGGTTTCACCGGGTCCTGTTATCACTCGTTTTGAGTTAGAGCTGGCTCCAGGCATTAAAGCCTCTAAGATTTCAAACTTATCTAAAGATTTAGCGCGTTCTTTGTTATCTGAAAGCGTTCGTGTTGTAGAGGTAATTCCGGGGAAACCTTATGTCGGGCTTGAGCTGCCAAATAAGTTCCGTGAAACCGTCTTTATGCGTGATGTACTGGATTGTAAAACCTTTGCAGAAAGTAAATCGCAGCTTTCTATGGTGTTAGGTTCAGACATTTCAGGCGAGCCCGTTGTAGTCGATCTAGCTAAAATGCCTCATTTGTTGGTAGCAGGTACAACAGGTTCAGGTAAATCGGTTGGTGTGAATGTAATGATCACCAGTTTACTCTATAAATCTGGACCTGACGATGTTCGCTTCATCATGATTGACCCGAAAATGTTAGAACTTTCTGTCTACGAAGGTATCCCACATTTACTCTGCGATGTTGTGACGGATATGAAAGAAGCCGCCAATGCACTGCGTTGGTGTGTCGGCGAAATGGAACGGCGTTATAAACTCATGTCCGCATTAGGAGTTCGTAACCTGAAAGGCTACAACGCAAAAATTGCAGCGGCTAAAGCAAATGGTGAAGAGATTTACGACCCATTATGGAAACCCAACGACAGTTTGGATGAGTCTGCACCAGCGTTAGATAAACTGCCTTGTATCGTGGTCGTGGTCGATGAATTTGCTGACATGATCATGATTGTTGGTAAAAAAGTCGAAGAGCTCATTGCACGTATTGCACAAAAAGCGCGTGCCGCTGGTATCCACTTAATTCTAGCAACTCAGCGTCCGTCAGTTGATGTTATTACAGGTTTAATCAAAGCTAACGTTCCAACACGTATGGCATTTCAAGTGTCTTCTCGTGTCGACTCTAGAACGATCATTGACCAACAAGGTGCTGAAACGCTTCTTGGTATGGGGGACATGCTTTATCTTCCTCCAGGGACTTCTGTTCCGATACGTGTTCATGGTGCCTTTATTGACGATCACGAAGTTCATAAAGTGGTTGCAGATTGGAAAGAGCGTGGTGAACCAGAATACGTTGATGAGATACTAAACGGTTTTAGTGAAGGTTCAGAGGTCTTATTACCCGGAGAGTCTTCAGAATCAGCAGATGAGCTCGATGCTCTTTATGATGAAGCGGTTGCATTTGTGACTGAAACTCGACGTGGCTCTATCTCAAGCGTTCAACGTAAATTTAAAATTGGCTATAACCGCGCTGCACGTATTATTGAATCAATGGAAGCTCAAGGGGTCGTCAGTTCACCCGGGCATAACGGCAACCGTGATGTGTTAGCACCACCTCCACCAAAAAATGATTTTTAG
- the serS gene encoding serine--tRNA ligase, which yields MLDPKYLRNEVEVTAEKLASRGFILDVDRITKLEETRKSLQVETEELQAKRNSISKSIGQAKAKGEDIQPILAQVGNLGEQLDAKKAELAELLDELNDIALTLPNLPDESVPVGNDEDENVEVRRWGTPKEFSFEVKDHVDLGEALEGLDFKNAVKLTGSRFIVMKGQIARLHRALAQFMLDTHTGDHGYTEAYVPYLVNADSLLGTGQLPKFGEDLFHTKPATEEGQGLSLIPTAEVPLTNLARDSIVNEDELPIKFTAHTPCFRSEAGSYGRDTRGLIRQHQFDKVELVQLVKPEDSMQALEDLTGHAEKILQLLGLPYRVMTLCTGDMGFGASKTYDLEVWLPAQNTFREISSCSNMKDFQARRMQARFKGKSEKKTELLHTLNGSGLAVGRTLVAILENYQNEDGSISIPEALRGYMGGQEKLG from the coding sequence ATGTTAGATCCTAAATACCTTCGTAATGAAGTTGAAGTTACAGCAGAAAAGTTGGCTTCTCGCGGTTTTATCCTAGACGTTGACCGTATCACTAAACTTGAAGAAACGCGTAAGTCGTTACAAGTTGAAACTGAAGAACTGCAAGCGAAGCGTAATTCGATCTCCAAGTCCATTGGTCAAGCAAAAGCGAAAGGCGAAGATATTCAGCCAATTCTTGCCCAAGTGGGTAATTTAGGTGAGCAGCTTGACGCCAAGAAAGCTGAGCTAGCTGAGCTATTAGATGAATTGAATGATATTGCTTTAACCTTACCAAACTTGCCTGACGAATCAGTACCCGTTGGTAATGATGAAGATGAAAACGTTGAAGTTCGTCGCTGGGGAACCCCGAAAGAGTTCAGTTTTGAAGTCAAAGATCATGTAGACCTTGGTGAAGCGCTTGAAGGTTTAGACTTTAAAAATGCGGTTAAGCTAACTGGCTCACGTTTTATCGTAATGAAAGGGCAAATTGCTCGTCTGCACCGTGCGCTAGCACAATTCATGCTAGATACTCATACGGGTGACCATGGTTACACTGAAGCTTATGTTCCTTATTTAGTTAATGCTGATAGCCTTTTAGGTACTGGGCAATTACCAAAGTTTGGTGAAGACTTATTCCACACCAAACCTGCTACTGAAGAGGGGCAAGGGCTAAGCTTGATCCCAACTGCTGAAGTCCCTTTAACTAACTTGGCTCGTGACAGCATCGTCAACGAAGATGAATTGCCGATTAAGTTTACCGCTCATACTCCTTGTTTCCGCAGTGAAGCTGGATCTTATGGTCGCGATACTCGTGGTCTTATCCGGCAGCACCAGTTTGATAAAGTTGAGCTTGTACAACTTGTTAAACCTGAAGATTCAATGCAAGCACTTGAAGATCTTACTGGTCACGCAGAAAAAATTCTTCAATTACTCGGTCTACCATATCGTGTTATGACCCTTTGTACTGGCGATATGGGCTTTGGTGCAAGTAAGACATACGATCTAGAAGTATGGCTACCAGCTCAAAATACCTTTCGTGAAATTTCTTCGTGTTCAAACATGAAGGATTTTCAAGCACGCCGTATGCAAGCTCGTTTTAAAGGTAAATCTGAGAAGAAAACCGAACTATTACACACCTTGAATGGTTCAGGTCTTGCTGTTGGACGTACATTGGTTGCTATTCTTGAAAATTACCAAAATGAAGATGGCTCAATTAGCATCCCAGAAGCGCTTCGTGGGTATATGGGTGGACAGGAAAAATTAGGCTAA
- the lolA gene encoding outer membrane lipoprotein chaperone LolA: MKKSIAITLLSSLGLFSISSFASDADDLRLKLSSLESLHAQFAQKVTDINGKVIQNGSGVFALSNPSKLYWNLVDPDESLIVANKDTVWVYNPFAEEVTIFDLDQATASSPMTLLIHRDKATWDKYSVVKKDQCYGITPKANQDNVTKVNACFKGNDISSFAIHDSQGNISLFTLSEQRALSPEESSLFDFVPPKDVDVDDQRPQN; this comes from the coding sequence ATGAAAAAAAGTATTGCCATAACACTTCTTAGTTCTTTGGGTTTATTCTCAATATCAAGCTTTGCCTCCGATGCTGATGACTTAAGATTGAAGCTGAGTTCTCTTGAATCGCTACATGCGCAGTTTGCGCAGAAGGTCACTGACATTAACGGTAAAGTCATTCAAAATGGTTCCGGTGTTTTCGCGCTTTCTAATCCTAGTAAACTTTATTGGAATCTTGTCGATCCTGATGAGTCGCTTATTGTTGCGAACAAAGATACAGTTTGGGTATATAACCCATTTGCAGAAGAAGTAACAATATTCGATCTTGATCAGGCAACTGCTTCATCGCCGATGACACTATTGATTCACAGAGATAAAGCGACTTGGGATAAATATTCGGTTGTTAAAAAAGATCAGTGTTACGGAATCACTCCCAAAGCAAATCAAGATAATGTAACCAAGGTCAATGCTTGTTTTAAAGGTAATGATATCTCATCATTTGCTATTCATGATTCGCAAGGGAACATCAGTTTGTTCACATTATCTGAGCAAAGAGCATTAAGCCCTGAAGAAAGCAGCTTATTCGATTTCGTACCACCAAAAGACGTTGATGTTGACGATCAACGACCACAGAATTAA